The following proteins are co-located in the Spirosoma montaniterrae genome:
- the apaG gene encoding Co2+/Mg2+ efflux protein ApaG, with the protein MVSSVTEGVKVSVKTEYQSDYSSPMQAHYVFTYRITIENASDYTIQLLRRHWLIFDSNGTVREVEGEGVVGLQPVLEPGEVHEYVSGCNLRSSMGKMTGTYLIERIIDGKQVRVTIPEFTMIAPFKLN; encoded by the coding sequence ATGGTATCGTCCGTCACAGAAGGCGTAAAAGTTAGCGTGAAGACCGAGTACCAGTCGGATTATTCAAGCCCGATGCAGGCACATTACGTGTTTACGTACCGGATCACGATTGAAAACGCAAGCGACTACACCATCCAGTTGCTTCGGCGGCATTGGCTGATTTTTGACTCGAACGGCACTGTTCGCGAGGTAGAAGGTGAAGGGGTAGTGGGTTTGCAGCCCGTACTTGAACCCGGCGAAGTGCATGAGTACGTGTCGGGTTGCAATTTGCGCTCAAGTATGGGCAAAATGACCGGTACTTACCTCATCGAACGCATCATCGACGGCAAACAGGTACGCGTTACCATTCCCGAATTCACGATGATTGCGCCGTTTAAACTGAATTAA
- a CDS encoding O-methyltransferase, giving the protein MFLAYLRYLARARDEHSLHSPFLFSLYTTVIRADNRREAAFRPIRALRQRLLNNRHSIQITDYGAGSRLNRSNRRRISDIARTSQKSERFGRLLFRLLRHSEARTVLELGTSLGLTTAYLAEAVRPQQGRVLTFEGCPQTATVARRNVDELNLSNVEIIVGNLDQTLIQQTAGLSMVDLVFFDANHRYEPTVRYFETLLPYAHNDTVFVFDDIHWSADMERAWTYLKTHPAVTVTVDLFWVGLVFFRKEQPKQDFVLRF; this is encoded by the coding sequence TTGTTTCTCGCTTATCTCCGCTATCTCGCCCGCGCCCGCGACGAGCATTCTCTTCATTCGCCGTTTTTATTTTCGCTCTACACTACTGTTATCCGTGCCGACAATCGGCGCGAAGCGGCTTTCCGCCCAATTCGTGCACTGCGGCAACGGCTCCTGAACAACCGCCATTCCATTCAGATTACCGACTACGGAGCCGGTTCGCGCCTGAACCGTTCTAACCGCCGACGTATTAGCGATATTGCCCGTACCTCGCAAAAATCTGAACGCTTTGGACGACTGTTGTTTCGGCTTCTCCGGCATTCTGAAGCGCGAACGGTACTTGAACTGGGCACGTCGCTCGGTCTGACTACGGCATATTTAGCCGAAGCCGTTCGCCCGCAACAGGGCCGTGTGTTGACGTTTGAGGGATGCCCGCAAACAGCCACCGTAGCACGTCGAAACGTTGACGAACTAAATCTATCAAACGTAGAAATTATAGTAGGCAACCTCGACCAAACACTAATCCAGCAAACGGCAGGGTTATCAATGGTTGACCTGGTATTTTTCGATGCCAACCACCGCTACGAACCGACTGTCCGGTATTTTGAAACGCTCCTCCCCTACGCGCACAATGACACTGTGTTTGTGTTTGACGACATTCACTGGTCAGCCGATATGGAACGAGCCTGGACCTATTTAAAAACTCACCCTGCTGTTACGGTCACGGTCGATTTATTCTGGGTTGGGCTTGTCTTTTTCAGAAAAGAGCAGCCAAAGCAGGATTTCGTGTTGCGGTTTTGA